In a genomic window of Parambassis ranga chromosome 24, fParRan2.1, whole genome shotgun sequence:
- the LOC114428698 gene encoding cholesterol 24-hydroxylase-like, with protein MAIFSLLLGLAGKALIVLVFLLVIAFLGYCLYIRHVHMKYDHIPGPPRDSFFLGHTPTILKIMKSEVLFHDKLLEWAETYGSVFKINFLHSVFVCTTSPEATKEILMSPKYPKDKFVYKRLFSLFGRRFLGNGLVTARDHEQWYKQRRIMDPAFSSLYLRGLMGTFNERAEKLMLKLTEFADSKTEANMLHLVNCVTLDVIAKVAFGVDLDLLTNKSPFPMAIETCLKGMMYYLRDTLFELNPKNRPFINEVREACQLLRATGARWIQERKAAMQKGEDVPKDILTQIIKTAGKEESMTAEDEEFMLDNFVTFFIAGQETTANQLAFCIMELGRHPDILKKVRKEVDDVIGMKQDISYDDLGKLVYLSQVLKETLRLYPTAPGTSRDVLEDMVIDGIHIPAGFTTVFSSYTTGRMDKFFKDPLTFDPDRFHPDAPKPYYCYYPFALGPRSCLGQNFAQMEAKVVMAKLIQRFHCVLVSGQTFDILDTGTLRPKSGVRCHIKHRQHNE; from the exons ATGGCAATTTTCAGCCTGCTTTTAGGTTTGGCTGGTAAGGCGCTTATAGTTCTCGTCTTTCTGCTTGTCATAGCGTTCCTTGGTTACTGCTTGTATATTAGACACGTTCATATGAAATATGACCACATACCTGGACCCCCGAGAGACAG TTTTTTCTTGGGACATACACCAACGATTTTGAAGATAATGAAAAGTGAAGTGTTGTTTCACGACAAGTTACTGGAGTG GGCTGAAACGTATGGATCTGTTTTCAAGATTAATTTTTTGCATTCCGTGTTTGTGTGCACGACCAGTCCAGAGGCAACCAAG GAAATCCTGATGTCCCCAAAGTACCCCAAAGACAAATTCGTCTACAAGAgacttttctctctgtttggtCGAAG GTTCTTAGGCAATGGTCTGGTGACAGCACGGGATCATGAGCAGTGGTATAAACAGCGCCGGATCATGGACCCTGCATTCAGCAGCCT GTATTTGAGAGGTCTCATGGGCACCTTCAATGAAAGGGCAGAGAAACTGATGCTGAAACTTACAGAATTTGCTGACAGTAAAACAGAAGCTAACATGCTCCACCTTGTGAACTGTGTCACCCTGGATGTTATTGCCAAG GTGGCTTTTGGTGTGGATTTAGACCTTCTGACAAACAAATCTCCATTCCCCATGGCCATCGAGACATGTCTGAAGGGGATGATGTACTATCTTAGAGACACACTTTTTGAG TTAAATCCAAAGAACAGGCCGTTCATCAATGAAGTGAGGGAAGCGTGCCAACTGCTGCGAGCAACGGGAGCTCGATGGATCCAGGAAAGAAAGGCTGCCATGCAAAAGGGAGAGGATGTCCCCAAAGACATTCTCACACAGATCATAAAAACTGCTGGCAAAG AAGAAAGCATGACTGCTGAAGATGAGGAGTTTATGTTGGACAACTTTGTGACATTCTTCATTGCCG GCCAAGAAACAACTGCCAATCAACTGGCTTTCTGCATCATGGAGCTGGGACGACATCCAGACATACTGAAGAA AGTCAGaaaagaggtggatgatgtcatcGGGATGAAACAGGACATAAGTTATGACGACCTGGGGAAACTGGTGTATTTGTCACAG GTGCTTAAGGAGACCCTGAGACTTTACCCGACAGCTCCCGGCACTTCCCGTGATGTTCTGGAAGATATGGTCATCGACGGGATCCACATCCCGGCAGGGTTCACCACTGTA TTCAGTTCCTACACGACTGGTAGAATGGACAAATTCTTCAAGGACCCACTGACATTTGATCCAGACAGATTTCACCCTGATGCTCCCAA GCCTTATTACTGCTACTACCCCTTTGCCCTCGGCCCACGCTCATGCCTGGGACAGAACTttgctcag ATGGAGGCCAAAGTCGTGATGGCCAAGCTGATCCAGAGGTTTCATTGTGTTCTGGTCTCGGGACAGACGTTTGACATCTTGGACACTGGCACGCTCAGACCAAAGAGTGGAGTGAGGTGTCACATCAAACACAGGCAGcataatgaataa